In Caproicibacterium amylolyticum, a genomic segment contains:
- a CDS encoding chemotaxis protein CheC yields the protein MAFRDLTDLNDMHLDVLKEIGNIGSGNAASALSAMLSKPINIEVPKINILDYNTVVDSLGGPENLLVSLLFTMTDDVKGMMIFLLQKDFAHMLLNTLLGCELESFNDVGEMELSALKEVGNIMAASYVNAISTLADLRMNISVPDICIDMAGSILSVPAIHFANISDKIIFINDEFNADGQSASSQVLMIPDMESLEKIMKNLGLDL from the coding sequence ATGGCTTTTCGTGATTTGACGGATTTGAATGATATGCACCTTGATGTGCTCAAGGAAATTGGCAATATTGGTTCGGGAAATGCGGCATCAGCGCTTTCCGCTATGCTGTCGAAGCCCATTAATATAGAGGTGCCCAAAATCAACATTTTGGATTACAACACCGTAGTGGACAGTCTTGGCGGCCCTGAAAATCTTCTGGTCAGTCTGCTGTTCACCATGACAGATGATGTAAAGGGCATGATGATTTTTCTGCTGCAGAAAGATTTTGCACATATGCTGCTCAATACATTGCTTGGCTGTGAACTTGAAAGTTTCAATGATGTGGGAGAAATGGAGCTTTCCGCCCTAAAAGAAGTCGGCAATATCATGGCAGCTTCTTACGTGAATGCTATTTCCACTTTGGCAGATTTGCGAATGAATATTTCTGTACCGGATATCTGCATTGATATGGCAGGTTCCATCCTGAGTGTCCCCGCAATTCATTTTGCAAATATCAGCGATAAGATTATTTTTATCAACGATGAGTTTAATGCAGATGGGCAGAGTGCGTCCAGTCAGGTTCTCATGATCCCGGATATGGAATCGCTAGAAAAGATTATGAAGAATTTGGGGCTGGATTTATGA
- a CDS encoding flagellar hook-basal body protein gives MNIGFYTGAAGLVAFQSEMNVVGNNIANSSTTGFKPTTTSFEDLLHYKMYVNSTDEPLQGTGTRNVSTGMNMDQQSLQPTEGDLDYAIVGDGFFAVDNNGTPAFTRCGSFQASQDGTGKYYLADEQGRFVLNSQGARIPIARDAVAGRFKDVSSQIGIFQFKNPEALTQLTGNLYAENTASGQPAAAAGVQLKNGYLEQSGTSLVDEMTNMIQAQRGFQLSARVLQTNNEVEDTINDLRS, from the coding sequence ATGAATATCGGATTTTATACCGGCGCTGCCGGACTTGTTGCATTTCAAAGTGAAATGAACGTTGTCGGCAACAATATTGCAAACAGCAGTACAACCGGTTTTAAACCGACTACAACCTCTTTTGAAGATTTGCTGCATTACAAAATGTATGTGAATAGTACAGATGAACCCTTGCAGGGTACCGGCACACGCAATGTGAGTACGGGCATGAATATGGATCAGCAGTCTTTGCAGCCGACTGAAGGTGACCTTGACTATGCGATTGTTGGGGATGGCTTCTTTGCAGTAGACAACAACGGTACACCGGCCTTTACTCGCTGCGGTTCTTTTCAGGCTTCTCAGGATGGTACAGGTAAATATTATCTTGCGGACGAACAGGGTCGCTTTGTGCTGAACAGTCAGGGCGCACGGATTCCGATTGCACGTGATGCAGTGGCAGGGCGTTTTAAGGATGTGTCCAGCCAAATTGGAATTTTTCAGTTCAAAAACCCGGAGGCGCTTACGCAGCTTACGGGAAATCTTTATGCAGAAAATACAGCTTCCGGTCAGCCTGCAGCAGCTGCGGGGGTCCAGCTGAAAAACGGATATCTGGAGCAGTCCGGCACTTCCCTTGTAGATGAAATGACTAATATGATTCAGGCACAGCGCGGCTTTCAGCTGAGTGCCCGTGTACTGCAGACGAACAATGAAGTGGAAGATACTATCAATGACCTGCGTTCATAA
- a CDS encoding flagellar hook-basal body protein: MLSGFYTIASGLMTQQKKLETEGNNVVNSQTPGYRTQRVTATPFEQELYTRFENGNTENIGYASPATIVKNLTTRFNADNIKTTDRSMDVAIDGNGYFTIAGSDGKKYITRNGGFDVDDEGYLELPDCGRVLGTDKQPIKVGDTNFTVLSGGTVLTSAGQQAGTIMLTTPADDAELTQYSNGLFGAPANAPTGAAGGSVTLRQKALESSNVDLNREVSMLMEAQSALKSCSSALQIYDQINQKAASQIASV, encoded by the coding sequence ATGCTTAGTGGATTTTATACGATTGCTTCCGGGCTGATGACTCAGCAGAAGAAGCTGGAAACCGAAGGAAACAATGTTGTCAACAGTCAGACACCGGGTTACCGTACCCAGCGTGTAACAGCGACTCCTTTTGAGCAGGAACTGTACACAAGGTTTGAAAACGGCAATACGGAAAATATCGGCTATGCAAGTCCGGCAACTATCGTAAAAAACTTGACAACTCGCTTCAATGCGGATAATATCAAAACAACGGATCGCAGTATGGATGTTGCCATAGATGGAAACGGCTACTTTACGATTGCTGGTTCGGACGGTAAAAAATACATCACGCGCAATGGCGGCTTTGATGTAGATGATGAAGGTTACCTTGAACTGCCAGACTGCGGGCGTGTGCTTGGGACAGATAAACAGCCAATCAAGGTGGGGGACACCAACTTTACGGTGCTTTCCGGCGGCACTGTGCTTACCAGCGCTGGCCAGCAGGCAGGGACCATTATGTTAACAACACCAGCAGATGATGCTGAGCTGACGCAGTATTCCAATGGGCTTTTTGGTGCCCCGGCAAACGCACCAACAGGTGCTGCCGGAGGAAGTGTAACCCTGCGCCAAAAAGCACTGGAATCTTCAAATGTTGATTTGAACCGTGAGGTTTCCATGCTGATGGAGGCACAGAGTGCTCTCAAATCCTGCAGTTCAGCGCTGCAGATTTATGATCAGATTAATCAGAAAGCCGCCTCTCAGATTGCCAGCGTGTAA
- a CDS encoding sigma-70 family RNA polymerase sigma factor has translation MNNLAEAEAYEDSADPAELMLRYKQTGDLEIRNQLVMHYLGSVKKTVMSMRSILPANMQYDDFINQGVLALIDCIDKFDPSRGASFDTYIFKRLRGSVLSYMRKQSWLPYRVRSARRTILQEQDALTAELSREPTQAELCERLDMSMEDYDRYIAEIANAEMYSFEDLLENASQLINHAGSEDGEQISPEERVMQEELCQVLQQAIDALPKREREVITLCYYENLNLREIGEVLGVSQQRASCARTSGLAKLSKRLSDYLSERE, from the coding sequence ATGAATAATCTCGCAGAAGCAGAAGCATATGAAGACTCGGCTGATCCGGCAGAACTGATGCTGCGCTACAAACAGACCGGCGACTTGGAAATTCGTAATCAGCTTGTTATGCATTATTTGGGTTCTGTGAAAAAAACAGTTATGAGTATGCGCTCCATCCTGCCGGCAAATATGCAGTATGATGATTTTATTAATCAGGGTGTGCTTGCACTGATTGACTGCATTGATAAATTTGATCCATCCCGTGGCGCAAGTTTTGATACTTATATTTTCAAGCGTCTGCGTGGTTCTGTGCTCAGCTATATGAGAAAGCAGAGCTGGCTGCCGTATCGGGTGCGCTCGGCACGCAGGACAATTCTGCAGGAACAGGATGCGCTGACCGCAGAACTGAGCAGAGAGCCTACACAGGCTGAACTGTGTGAGCGCTTGGATATGAGTATGGAGGACTACGACCGGTACATTGCGGAAATCGCCAATGCGGAAATGTATTCCTTCGAAGATTTGCTGGAAAATGCTTCTCAGCTTATCAATCATGCTGGTTCAGAAGACGGTGAGCAAATTTCTCCGGAAGAAAGAGTGATGCAGGAGGAATTGTGTCAGGTACTTCAGCAGGCGATTGATGCGCTGCCAAAGAGGGAGCGGGAAGTGATTACCCTCTGTTACTATGAGAATTTAAATCTGCGGGAAATTGGAGAAGTGCTTGGCGTTAGCCAGCAGCGTGCTTCCTGTGCCAGAACTTCTGGTCTGGCAAAACTCAGTAAAAGACTTTCTGATTATTTAAGTGAAAGGGAATAA